The nucleotide window GAACTATCAAGGCATGCATTCCTAGCTACAACATACCACTAGCTACCACATTCTGTTGGTGTCTGTGTAACCTTGTATGAATGTTGTCGCAGCTGAGTATTAAATGAACAGGTTCGTTTTACGGAACAAACATGATCAAATCAGATGTGCTATAATACAAGAAGTGCCAGTTTGCCAGGATGTAAACGTTTTAGAATTTAATATCCAAGTGTCATAtatcaaataataaatataaaaccagtGTTTGgtgtttaaatacacacacattggcacacacacacagactaacaTGGACATTAATTATAATGACATCCATCTAAGTAGAAATATCAAAATGATGCTTATCCAGGCTTATAGCTTAGGTTGTAGGCTTATGCTTACAgcttgttttcttcttcttttgttgGGCAGAGATATGAGAGACACAACCTTGGTCTGGGTTGTGTACGTGAAGGCCACCTTCCCGGTCTCGCTTttataaacagtaaacagtaaacagtaaacagggGTGACTGAGTCCAGTCCTGAGCACAGATGACCTCAGAAAGCACAAATGCAGATTGCTTTGTGCTGTTAACTCCGTAAACtgttaatttaatgtaactgcAGAGAAGACTGCTGCCTCtctacagaacacagaaaaagatgagaaaaaaaaaacctgtcgATAGTGACTCCACACATAATATAAGAGAATATCTGAACTTTTATAGAGGGCCCAACAGGACCTTTTGCATGTATCCCCAGCTATGCAGACTGTGTGGGTATCCAAACCAGCCCGAGTGCCCCTGCCAGTGACTATCAAATTCACAGGGGCATATCTGAAGTGTAGGGCAGCCTCTGTCTGCTTTAAGAGTTTCACCTGTCGCTTTGGCTGGAGTGCTCTTGTGTTGCCGTGGCTACAAAGGCTGAGTGGGAACACGCGGGGTCAGAGGAGTTTAAAATGGGCCTTCTCTAATGCCAGTTTTGGTTTACCTCTCATGTGAAAGAAAAGTTACAGCTGACAAGCAAGCAgaactacatttttttctccactgctTTGGCGATTGCACTGGCAGCAACAGCAATGTCACTGCCTTAAATATAGGtgttgaaatgtattcattaagtATCTGACAAACGAGCAGGCAGTTGTAAACACAGACTAGTTTGGTATCAGCAGCAGTTAAAAGAATATGATAGCCTGGATGAGAAGAGCACTGAAGTTTCCATCTGGGATGTGGAATGAGGCTGTTTATTGAATGAGGGAAACGTTCTCTCAGCTATGCGAATGAAAACCCCCTCATGGTTTTGTGCTTTCCGGAAAGTCAACAGTGAGGGCAGAAACAAGCTAAACAAGAAATGCATTCAGCTATTGCAGACCTTACCTAATCACAATGCAGgctcattttcattcagaatacagatgaaaaataatgtatgtgAATCTTTTGTGAATGAGGACTGTGTTGAAATCACAGATATTCTTCTTTAATATTCCTGCTAAATGAGAGAGTTATGATTCAGACTTGTTAAAACACACCCTGCTGGCAGTGAGCCAACTGAGAATCTAATGTATTTTCAAACGTTTTGTGTGGGATTCACGTGTTTCTCATCACTGTCGAATGGACTAAATCAGCAATCTCTGATTAACAAATTGTGGCAGATTCTACCAAAGTTCTTGCACAGCAATAGAGACTAGTTATAATAGCATTTGGGTCAGTAATCTCAGAATTAAGAGGCAGAGGAACTGGTTTCACGTTGACGTAATCTCAGGAAAACCACCACAGAGTTTCACATTCGCATGAGGATGAAAATAAAGTTGGTCATTGGGGGTAATGAGGAAAAGAGCTCttttgtaaaaaatacattccaGTAAGATCAACAAGAAAGAATTCTCTTAGGGACTTGATTATTCTTTGACATTCAACATATCAGATAGAGGGTCATTTCTGCAATCTACATCAGATGTGACCAACTGgcaataaaataacacacacacacacacacacacacacacacacacacacacacgcacgttaTTGTTCTTTTGTAATTGTAACAACCAGGGTTTATGTTgcccacaagaaaaaaaaatagctcatttaaaaaaactagCTCATTTTTTGATTGAGCACTGGTTCAGAATCACCTGGTTTGATCAGGGTGATTAATTTGAACCCTTCTGGACAATGACCATACTTGCTAACTTCACATGACAGgctcatttgaaaaagaaagctcatttctctgtgagtgtgccACGTTTGGCTGCATCATTATGGCCAGCGGCGTTGTTAGGTCTGATAATTCGGGGCTATAGCCTGGAATATTATAAGACTAGCCGCGAATATTTTAGCCCTGAAAtaggaggtgtttatagcaaaacaacagacagactgtgtaacagagcagaacttgacttgcagcttccgaaggtgtgataatatttatttattataaaggtagatataacctccccaacctaccgatgccgatctcccttcaaaaaaaaaaaaagacaggtcccaggcaaacttgacttgatcttttcaatagctagaaacgctTCTGATTATGGCCACTGGCCTTTCCCTGCTTCCCTTTAAAAATAACCAAAGAGGAAATGATTCAGTGACACAATACTCCTGACAAGAAGTTACACCAGCTTGTCATGTGCAAATTTCCCTTGTGGAGTTCATCAACGTGTGGAGGTGTCTGGTGTCTAGCCTATGGGGCTTGGGCCAGTGGTGAAATGGCAGGCTGAGAGGAAACAGCTGGGACCTGCAGAACGTGAGCAGAGCTTCATCAGCAGCTAGCACACCTCACTAACAGCCTCCCTACATAGTTGCATCACCAGGCTAACTCCTGACTAAAACTCTTTTCATGCCCTTTCACAAACTCCGGTTTGAACTGGTTCAACTGCCCCCATCGTTAGGGAAAGGCTCATCCCCCTGAAATTGTGATTCTGGCATGATGTCAGGCAAAATGCTGCTGTATTTATGCTACTCCAGGGACAGAGTGAGGTTTACACAATTACAGTATTTCTATATTTCCATAGGCGTATGACTCTGCCAGTGGGATTTCTGCACATTCAAACCTACTCCTTGCTTGTCGCAGCTTTTCAACTGTGTTGGTAGACCAGGTACTATAAAATATGGGTTTTCAAAACATGACATCAATTTGTCCTGTCAGCAAGTGCGGTATGACTCACATTGTAAAAtggcttaaaataaaaataaaaaaaataataaaaactaggGGTTCTAAAATTAGGTGTTCCACTAGAGTCGACTCTCAAACGTCTACATGGGAATTTGGCATGGAATGGCATCTCACTGGAAACAGGTACATTTCCCATTAAACTCAGAGCTTCACTTTCCCAAACTCTGCATGCTGAGAGGAGTTAGAGTTAGGACATGCTGAATGTATGTGCTTCCGCCTGCCTTCAGGAGCAGTTATTCAAAAGGGAACATAGCCTATATACAATGAATGCAGGGACTGAATATTCTTATACAATGGCTTTGTGACAGAATataaaaagaatgtaaaaaaggTATCTCAACTGATCATAAGATAATAAGTGGGTGTAACGGGAGGCCTTTTTGCTCAAAAAATAAGGGGATGAAGTAAAACAATTGCCTTCTTTGTGTGCAAAAAAccccttttcttttcaaactcaAAGGCTtttgtttgcagaaaaaaacaagtccCGTTCAAGACACTACACAAAGTGTCTCCAGTGTTTTCCCTCAGGAGTTAGATTCTACTAGTGATAAAGTAGAGAAGGTAAAGAACATAACAAATGCCttcaagagtttttttttccacagttaagATTCAACAGTAACAAAGATCCTGAGGAAGATCCACCTCAGAATTAAAGCATTGTCCTGTGTGTGCTGccaaaataaattgtttttggGAGCAAACAGTGTTCAGACATTGGTTAAACAGGAAGAACCCCCTCACAGAATTTTGTGCAAATCTGATAATAATAGGGCTACTATACAATAACACCAAGAGGAACTGAATTAACGAGTAGTGTCTCAGCCACCATTCCAAGGAGATGCACGCCAACTGGCTAGGGAGAGACCTGTAAACCTACACAATAAACCATAACATGAGAGGATACACTGCTATATTCTGTTAGCTGCTATATtagctgtgtgagtgtgttgggtTTTGAGGAGTAGCTATTCAAGTGTTAAAGAGGTTATTTGATGCACACAGCTATTGCAAAAAAGTGCAGGTACCAAGACTAGCCAGGGGGGTGCTGTTGTGCACATAATTCACCTGCTAAGCATTATATGTGTGAGTGCCCACATTATTGGAGAGCAGCCAagtttccttttctgtttaGATTTGAAAAGCATGTTCCACCTCCTGTGAAACCCCTGGACTTCTCTAAGCCTATCTTCATTAACATCTGCCAACGGTTGAATTTCCACAGGTTTTGAAACTCAAGATCCCGCCAGTGCACAGTTCAACTTTTGGAAAACCTTCTTTAATATCACCCAAACCCTGGATTCTGCATGTAGAAGCGTAGTTTGACGTGGCATGACATGAGGtctaaaatgcagaaatatcaCATATTATTTGCGTGAAAGTGCCCCCTGCCCCACCACACCATTCTGTAGAATTGGCTTTATGTAACTGCTCCAAGGCAGTTGTCTAAATTGCAGATTTGTAACATGCAGGATGACATTTAATAGATATAGTCTAAGAATAGTTAAagaaattgttcattttatgtgaaaaatattttctaatataaatgtgaacaaatccatttttgcataaaacataggaaaaaagacacatgGTGCAATTATTCTAACAAAAAAGCCTTGTTTATTTAACACAAGGAAGAGCTAGACAAATCATTCAGAACAGGTGCTCATCTCGTAACAGAGTCTACACACAATCAACATTCAactaaaaaaacatataaaataaacaaaacattgatgAGTAACTATACAACCCAACAGTGACAAAACAGTTTGTTTATCAAATCCAAATAATATTGCACTTTGTTTCTAAATGTTTCAGATCCCCACTCAACCAACTCAACTCAACACCAAATATTTTGTTCCTGACGTGCAAGTCAGGAATTTAGCTTCCACTCTGGACAATGCAAGTCCATGTTCCGaactatggaaaaaaaaaaaaaagtaacgtAAGTATTTCTTCaacttttacatttcattttgtagcTTAACCACATGTCAAAAAACAAGaccaaaaaacaatattaaaaaagctaaacaaaacaCGTAAAATTGGAAAGAGTCAGTGCCAAGTAACCACTTTAGTggtcaaattcatttttaactgaCTTTTGCACTCTCGGGTGGGGTTTGCCGAAAAACTAAAGCCATTGTTCCCTACgtctgacacaaacacaccaacaaaacaaagcagttgTTTgaccagaaaacaaacaacaaatgccCTTGGGGGTTATCAACTGCCCCCATCATCAGGGAAAGTGAAACAATGACTCGTTCAGGgatcatcatttttaaattcttgcTTTGAAGGACAACCTTTCTTCCCTTTTGTCCCTTAGAAAAGTACAAGTCTCATATGCAGACAgagcaaatacacaaaaagcaaGCTTGGCCATCAGTGGTATTAAGAACCTCttcaaaagaaataataatcaggtaattttgttttcatcaagGCCACTATGATAAGATCACTTTTTTCACAAGTCTGTTGGTTGTTACAAGCAATATGATTCTAGCAGTTTGCTGACTTTCAgcaagatacacacacacacgcacacacacaagttagCTTATCACTGTAAACTTTTATCATACCCATCTCTTTATCTGggtaataaatgcatttcttttcaacCCTGCTTGattaatgagattttttttgtctaccatttcttttttgcaaGACCTTCACCATTTATGTAATACAAAAGTGCTAATCCAGGTGAGAGGCCTGCTTTATCTGGAAACTGACTTCTCTTTTTTCACCTTTGAATGAGTTCAGAAACAAATGTattactcattcattcacacctGTCTTCTTGTTCTGGGAAGTCTGGATTGTGGTATATCATCGCTTGATTTGATGCTACCTTATAGCCTTTCCACAGAATTGACATCTCTGGCTACGGTCAAACTCTCGCCCTTCTCGCTGCACTAGACTGGAGAAAAATGGCAAACAGGGTCACACAGGAGCAGTGGGGatgaatcattacattacttagcagacgctcttattcagagggACTGACATAGGTGAGTTTtctacatattatccatttagctggatatttactgaggcaattttgggttaagtaccttgcccaaaggtacaacagcagtgccccagtggggaatcgaaccagcaaatGTTCAATTATGAGCCCAACTCAATgccagctacaccacactgccgaCCCGTACACCACACTGCCGAATCGGGACTGTTGCTCATCGCTATGAGCTGCCTTGCATCTCCTTGCTTGTGCATGACTCTTCTTTTTGTTAGTTTGTCTTTTCTTTCGGCATTACAAATAGtgcaactgaaacaaaacagaagggcattttttctttcctccagcCATTTGGCAAGCGAGGGGACCACCTGAGATGGAGTGCCTTCAGGCAGCGTGTAACAAAGCACCGCGCTCTGGGGCATCAGCAGGAAGCCAAAGAGCGGTGGGAGTCTGTAGCGTGAAGCCACTTCCATCTGACCaagcccctcccactctctcagtGTACTCCTAATTCCACTGGTTTGCACAGCTGTTCCCCTTGAGGAGCTGCTGTGCTCTTTGCAGAAGTTGACAAGAAGGCAACTTCTTTTTGAACAaagattgttaaaaaaaaaaggaagccacGCTCTTGCACTAATGTGTCAAGTGTCCAGAGAGCCTGAGGAACGTGACAACAGGCTACCTGGCATTAAGGAAATGCCACAACAAGAATGGGgacaacagaacaaaatgatatGAACAGCTTCCCTAAGGTCAGAACAGATTTCACCCGGTCATATCAGTTGCTTTTCCTTCGATCCTGTTCTCTGCGTTGTTCATGGAGTTGTACGGAAAAGGAGTTTAGGAGTATAGCCTGCAGTCTTAGCCCTGCACATAAGCGTagcaaggagaaaaaaagtagtgttttttttttttaaggaaaacacaacacaagcaacaaaTTATATGTGCAAAATCCAACATGGGGCATGGAGGACACCAGCCTTGTTTCCATTGCTGACTTCTGCTAAGCACCACAGAAGTTTGTtacatcatctttttttccatccacCTTTTCCACTCCACTCTCCACATGGCTGTTTCGCTCCATAACAGAGTCATTTATGTGCCACAGGTTTTGAAAAagctgagggggaaaaaaaaacctctaggCAAGCAAAATTGCGGCGTCTCTAcatctgtctgctgtgtctcaTGCCGGTAGGATTTGTGGTTACCCCACCTGTAAGACAGGAAGTGAACTGCCTGTGACATCCTGCGGGTCTCTGTgtagggaaggggggggtggtggttcCGACCTCATCTCGTTTGACATTTGTTTctacttttgttttctctcgTCCACAGCGAAGGAGAGGATTCCGCTGTGGAAAAAGAAACTGTACGAAAATGAAACAAGACGCCCGACTGCTCTGGGCAGCAAGTTGTGTTTCCTTCAGCGTGAGGGACAGGTGTCGGGCCGCCCTTCTTCGGTTCCGTTAACTTGATCTGGATTTGGATCGATCTGATGAAtcgaagaagaagaagaaaaaaaaaacaacaggccGGTTACAACAGTTTACCTGAGGCTCAGTGATATCATACCAATGTTTATGTGAAACACTTAATACATGAAAATAGCATAGActtttgtaattaaatgaattaaccCTTTGATAAACTGCTCATCATTGCGTAATACAAAAAActtgttaatttttttccagttcaatGCAGTGTTGGGGGACTCTCTTACCTCGGAGTAGAGTGGAGGGGGCTGGAAGCGGAACTCATGGATATAGGCAAAGAGCGGTCCCTCGAAGTCATCCCGCGCTGCTGGTACCTCCAGGTTGCCCACTCCCCGCTCCTCAGTGACAATCTCTGCATAGCTTGGCGGTGCTGAAAATGAGAAAGGGATATGAGCATGGTTCTGCCCTATTAtgttaagaaaaaagaaaaaaaaaaactttaggcTTTTGGATGACACAGGGGATAAGCCCTCTTCTCAAACTGAATCAGTGAAGagttgaaaaatgattttgttttactgCAAGTAGCGCACGCTTCACAGTCTTTGCTATGCCCGTTTGCTGTATGGCTAGCAAGGACTGTCTTATAAAAGACTGGAGGGAAAGTTTGGGGAAGATGATTTTGCTCTGTGTTCTGCCCATGACAGCCGGCGATGCCGCATACCTTCAGGTCTCTCTGGCAGGGCCAGGCCCAGCCAGTTCATTGTCATGCTGCACTGGCTGCTGACGGAGGAGGTGCGGCTGCCGAACGGGTGGAGGGGGATGGTGCCGATGACCAGCGGCAGGTTGAGGGACAGGTTCATGGCTCCTGGGATGTCCACGTATACCTGCAAGGGTGGAGGAAGACAAATGCTTAGGACACGGTCACCGCAGATGCCCTCCTACGCTCCTCTCTGACTGACATGTGGCATAAGCTTGATGCTAGATTGTGGGTTAGCCTTAAGTCAACCTCTCGTTACGCAAGCTCAGAGTGAACTAATTAGCACACGGCACGGAGGCTATTAACGTTTTTATGACCTATATTTCAGCAGGCACTCCAAGCTGATCCTATTAGCAAAGTTTGCACAGAGCACCTTGGGTGATCTCTTTGCGTACTTGGGCCTCAGTGGTCACAGGGCAAGTTACAAGAGCTCTTCAGGAACTTGAGCCTCTCACCTTAATGAGTAATGACATCAACAAGTGTCCACCTGTATAACTGCACGTAATATCAGAGCATGACCCTCTACCCGACTGTAATAATGGCCATACAGTCTTTCATGTAGAGTGAGTCCATTTACAGTATGTCACGCATCCACTCATGATCGTATTGATCAAGTAGTGTGACCGTGTGGTGAAACTCACCATCAGGGAGTACTCCACGTGGATGATGCTGCAGTCCAGGATGGAGGGCGACACCGGGGGGATCTTCAGCATCTTCCCGTTCCACGTCTCTGTTTTGCCAGATGATAGAGACTCCCCCCGCAGGTTGGCGACGAGTTGCTTGACCTCCTTCATTTTCCCTTTGGCGTAGAAGGTCTGGGTTTGGTAGACAGCCGCCTTTGGCACAACCATGCGGGATGAGCAGTTTTCGATCTCGGCAAAGATCTGAATCGATTCTCCTGCAAAGGGGACACCATGTCCATCAGCTAAGCCCACATGTTATATTTTGCAACCTTCAGCATCCTCTGACTTGCTAGAGTCAATGTGCGTATTACTCCAGTATTTAATACCCACTCAGCAGAACAAATGTAATTCTACCAAAGAGGACtgcctgtgttgttttcttaCCTGGGGTGTAGCCCTTCCTTTCAATTTTGGCACTTAAGGAGATGGGGCCTGAGGTACAGAACCAGCAACACAAAGTCTTGTCTTTCGTTCCCGCCTGTGGTGACTGCCgaaagaacaaacacaaaacaaaaacagtaagaaACAAATTACCTTTGAAAGTGATTGTGGTCCCAGATCACCTTCCGCTAGAGGGGCACTAAGGAACAGTTGTCAACAATCAAAGATACGAAATATTCCCAAAGCCATTAATCTGTCAGCTCTCCTGTTCCataatattggaaaaaaatcttcattttaaaGGATGAAATACTATGCTCTAAAAGCTCTATTacaatgtgttctttttctcctccttgaGGGGCATTTTTTTAGAAGAGTTGTTTAACTTGTGCTTGTCAAAGTTAAAGAATGTCAGCAACACCGTTACAGTGACGAGAGCAGTACTGCACCCGAGGACATCCAAGACACTTACGAAGACACTAGGATTAATGACACCAAGATCGGAATTTCAGAAGTACACCAAAATGTCATGCCTCGGAGACACTTGTTGGTGTGCTTTCAATACTTAAGCAGattcaaaaacaacagtggGTCATGACCTCGatttgaaacagtgaaaaagggAAGACAAAAAGGCTACACAATATCAAGGGTGGGATTCATAATAGTAGACAGAACTAAGCATAACTTCCACCAAAGAGACTGCTAATAGGCTTAAAAATTGAAAGGCAAGATAGACTGAAGGAGCACATTTTCAGCTAAATCTGTTTAACTTTACCAAGCAGTCAGTACTGCTAGAGTCTAAAAATGGCAAATCGGGTGATTCAGTGCAACCTGGCTTTACTCTACTAGCTCCACTCTCTGTGCAAACTGGCAATGACAGGATGCTCTGGATAGCCACTGAGCTGGCAGCTGGTGATGACCAAAATGCGCCAGTGATGGCCACCACAGCGAGTTTTGCGACTCTTACCAGCAATAAAGGAGTGTTGATGTCGATGTGTTCAAAGACTGTGAACTCTTTCTTGACTTTCATGGGGAGGAGCCACGGCCGGTGCAGTTCCGCTTTCACCCAGTACCTCACGCTGCCATGCTTCCCTTCAAAGGAGGTAGCTAGAGGTCTGTGCGCagcaagacagaaaacaaaaggcaaataaaggaaattttattcattaaacatCTCCATGTCGGCCTGCTGCATCATGCTCTTGCTATATTTCAGAACGGCATCAGCActgacatattttaatttgaacacAATGGAACAATGGCAGCTCAGTAAACACTGGTGTTAAAGGAGTAGGTTCTTTGTGACTTGACAGCACATGAAAGGTACTCACGTTTGTGGAAGCTCAAAACTAAATGCATACTCGTGTCTTCCTGACTGGATAGTAGTGAGGCTCTCTTCTGAATTATCctcatctgaaaaaaaggaaaaaaacaatattccaAATACACGTATACCATACCTGGCAAATGCTTTGTGAAGCtccctaaataaataaaaaagaacacatacaaaaaaagagaatatttcattgtttgctGAAATAACCCCGagaacacaaatgcatattaCACAGTAAACATCTTACAAGACAAGACTGCCTGCAatttcagagaaacagaaagaaaaaggacaCTTCGTCACACAACAGAGCACTCAAAGCAGAGCACCatcattgtttttcctttaaaaataccAAGGCTTTCATTCATATTCAACCAATGAAAGTAAATTCAACAGAGAAGCCTCCACCTTTAGAAGACacaaaaaggggggaggggagaacCTTGCAAACAAGTTCCTTTATTCCATTTCAATAAACACCCCATTATAATGCTGCACTTGTTTGCCTTGTGATTATGATTATAACACTATTTCAAAAGAACACAATCATGaaagcagacacaaaaagaacaacaacaaaaaacagcatatttattgttttgtgagAGGTGAAACAGCGGTCTACAATGGCAGtttcaaaaattaaacatgttcACGAGATCCGTTTCTTCCTTCTTCCATTTCTTaccctacaaaaaaaaaacctccctcTGGAGCAGCAAAGACTTAAAATCATGCACACCCAATATGCAATAAATAATTGCTCGTTTTCATAAGCTTGGGTATGCCGTGTATTATTTTACACGATTTTATTTTCCTGCCACCTCAGCACTCCCTATACCATTACAAGCAGCGGAAATGTGGTAAACAAGTGCCGAGCTGCCAATCACAGGCAGACTCGAGCAGGAGAGGACCGGACTAAACCGGAGCGAGCAGCCTCCCCCAGCCGGGCTTTCGTATGCATACATTACACTGTGCGGCATTCAGTCTGTGCAACCTAACCTGTTTCCTCCTCGGGACAGCCCACTAAATGAATGGTGCGAGTACTGCAGGATGGACTGAAGTGACGGTGCAAGTAAGGAACAAATTGTCATCGCTTAGTATTGCATATAGACAGAGACAATTCAGAGgtaaaaagaagacacagaCAAGAAAGCAGTTAAATTGATTTCACCTTTATTGAGCGTTGAATTTTATTACAGAACTGTGCACATAATTACGGCAGACATTTATTgacgccaaaaaaaaaaaaaaaaaatccttaaaaaagaaaacggaaTACAATTAAATATCAGCGATAGCACTAATCAGTTGGGGCAAACTTACACCAGAGGCATGCAGCTTTGAAGCGTGTAAGGAGACTTATCTACAAAACAGTTTTCCTTAAGCGTAAAACAAACTAGAGGCATTACTCCTTTTCAAtcaaaaaatacatctttctTATGTTAAATACAATAGCCTAGGACAGCGATTACATCGAATGATCAAATGTTAGAAGCATTTATCTTTTCACTTACTTCTccctattttcaaaaaaaaaacttatcagTTGAAAATACAGCTAGGCAACAGGCTAAAAAGAACCAGCTCAGTCAATTTATTTAGCATGAATAAGAAAGCAAGTTTGGGTGAGGGGTGCAGAACTTGAACGTGAAGTCTTCAATATTTTTCTTGCCAGTGGGTTCTTGCGCGGCAAATTGTAAGTGGCAGTATCAAAATAGCACATTGTATTTCCGAGCCCAAATCATAACAGTAAATTTCTCGTTATGACTTTTAGTACTCATAACACCATTGCGAGATCCCACAGATTTAGACATTAGAGCAAATGATCTCTCCATGTAACTACTTTCAAAGTGATCCGGGAAGCAAATGTGAATACTTTCATTAAACGGTAGGTGAAACAACGGAGCAAATATTCGTCACGAATTGCAGGAAGTTGTTGACTTCAATATTCCAGTGACAGGTCAAATACAAAGTTGCGTGCTCTACCAGTCACTTTCTGCAAAGGTATGAGGTCATTGAAGACACACGAGGACTTCAACCAATCCGGGAACAGAAAGGCGAGCCCCcgcacccccctcctcctccacatccAGTTTCTGAACAGGATTGAACCGCTTTTAACAAAGGGTGGAAACTTAAGGAAATcatctttgaaaatgtgtttctggaCCACAATTTAACAAAGAAATCGGGAAATACGAAATGTATAACCACTTTAATCGTTTACGATTTAGTGTTATCATTTACGTGACTAATTATGATGaatttgtaacattttactTTTGCCGCATCGTCTGATCTTAAAGGCAAACCCGTCGTATCTTGCCAGTTAGCTGGTTTGTTAGAGAAATTTCAACTTAATATTAaagttaatgaatgaatgacttgGTTTTATAGCAACCCCCACGACACTGCACAAATTTCACTTAAAATTAAAGTGTATAATACTTGTTTGAACAAGGTTAGCTAGTTCCTTTCACTGCGCTGTGTTCCTTTTGATTCATAAAGCAAGTGATTTCATGGTTTGTCAGGTAGAGCAGCCTTGTTAACCAGACCAGTGCGTTAACTTAGATACACTATGACTTTGTAAGCGAAAAAGCCAATGATTTATACAAATGGTCTGTAAAACTACAGGTACTCATTAGATTACACTTCAACACATTGGCTACAAGTCAGTGAGTTCAGGACTAATATGAGTCATAGAGCTGTGCTAAAATTACAGCACACCAGACCTAGAAATGCATAAACTGTTAAACATTCCAACAGTATGTTCAGTAGTATTTTGGTCAACTAAATACACGCTAAAGCCAATTGCTGCTTGACAGCGCGCATACTCAAAAACACATAGAGCATCACCTATGGATAGCCTGTGGCTTAAGACTTGTACAGCTAGCAAGCTTGCTCCAGACAGGTACATTTCTTTGAGATAAACGGCACAAAATGTGGTTATCCCCTTACCTCTTTCATGTCCAATTAAGATGTCTCTATGGTTTAAGTATTCCACTTCTTCTGTGTAATTTTGAGTATAGGCAGTGT belongs to Megalops cyprinoides isolate fMegCyp1 chromosome 5, fMegCyp1.pri, whole genome shotgun sequence and includes:
- the arrdc3b gene encoding arrestin domain-containing protein 3b yields the protein MVLGKVKSFTVSYDCLNDSNIPLFSSGDSVSGRVIIEVTGEIRVKSLKIHAKGFAKVRWTESRNAGSNTAYTQNYTEEVEYLNHRDILIGHERDEDNSEESLTTIQSGRHEYAFSFELPQTPLATSFEGKHGSVRYWVKAELHRPWLLPMKVKKEFTVFEHIDINTPLLLSPQAGTKDKTLCCWFCTSGPISLSAKIERKGYTPGESIQIFAEIENCSSRMVVPKAAVYQTQTFYAKGKMKEVKQLVANLRGESLSSGKTETWNGKMLKIPPVSPSILDCSIIHVEYSLMVYVDIPGAMNLSLNLPLVIGTIPLHPFGSRTSSVSSQCSMTMNWLGLALPERPEAPPSYAEIVTEERGVGNLEVPAARDDFEGPLFAYIHEFRFQPPPLYSEIDPNPDQVNGTEEGRPDTCPSR